A window from Magnetospirillum sp. WYHS-4 encodes these proteins:
- a CDS encoding DNA polymerase Y family protein, whose translation PPWPARPRPLHLLPWPEPVEAVAPLPDGPPALFRWRRHPHRVARAEGPERIGGEWWLADPGIPDGEVRDYYRVEDAEGRRFWLYRQGLARPDTPPRWFLHGFFP comes from the coding sequence TGCCGCCTTGGCCGGCCCGGCCGCGTCCTTTGCACCTGCTGCCCTGGCCGGAACCCGTCGAGGCGGTGGCGCCCCTGCCCGACGGGCCGCCGGCCTTGTTCCGCTGGCGCCGCCATCCGCATCGGGTGGCACGGGCCGAGGGGCCGGAACGGATCGGCGGCGAATGGTGGCTGGCCGATCCCGGCATCCCCGACGGCGAGGTTCGCGACTACTACCGGGTGGAAGACGCCGAAGGCCGCCGCTTCTGGCTCTACCGCCAGGGCCTTGCCCGCCCCGACACCCCGCCCCGCTGGTTCCTGCACGGCTTCTTTCCGTGA